Within Streptomyces sp. SS1-1, the genomic segment GGTGCAGGTACGGCATCCCGGTCACCGCCGCCGTCCAGCCGTCCCGGTCCACGACGACGGCCCGCCCGGTCAGCCGGGCCAGCGCCGGCGCCGCCACCGCCCGCAGCCGCTCCAGCGAGGCCGTGTGCAGCTCCCGCAGCCGGGCCTCGGCCAGCTTGGCCACCGAGCCGACCCAGGCGAGCGTCGCCGGATGCATCGTCTCCAGCGGCCCGCTGACGTCCACCACACCGATCAGCCGGCCGTCCCGCGGGTCCGTGATCGGCGCGCCCGTGCACGTCCACGAGGTCTGCGAGCGCTGGAAGTGCTCGGCGGCGAAGACCTGCACGGGCCGGCGCACCACCGCCGGGGTGCCCACGCCGTTCGTGCCGACGACGCTCTCCCGCCAGTCCGCGCCGAGTTCGAAGCCGAGGCCGTCGGCCTTGCGCAGCACCGAGGGGCTGCCCTCCCGCCACAGCACCCGGCCCTCGTCGTCGGCGACGACCATGATGTGGTGGGCGACGTCCGCGACCGACAGCAGGCCCTCGCGCAGCACCGGCAGCACATGCCGCAGCGCGGTCTCCTCCCGGCGCCGCTGCACCTCCTCCCGGGACAGCAGGCCCGCGCGGACGTCGTGGTCCGGGTCCACACCGCTGCGCAGCAGGCGTTCCCAGGACTGCTCGATCACCGGGCGCGGCGCCACGGGCGCGCGCTGCCCGGAGAGCGTGGCGGCGCGGACGTCGCTGAGCACGCGCGCGGCGCGTGCCGAGTCCACGGCTGCCAGCTGCGTCACGTCCGTCGGCGAGAGCGCCAAGGGTCCTCCCGGCAGAAGAGGTCTCAACCTGACTGTGCGTCTCATTGTGTGCGTCTCATAGTGCCGCTCCGGCACACACGGAGGGACACAGTCCGCACACAGACGCCAACAAGTTGCAACCCCTTGCAACCCTGGTGGACGGCTCTGGCCTGATCGAGACTTGAGCGACGCCGTCCCGAGCGGCGTCCGCCGCCTCGCACGGGTCGGCCGCGGGGGTGGTGCCGTGTCGGCGCAGCACCACCCCCGCTTCCCGTCCCCGCAGGTCAGGAGGTTGGCCGCGCCCGCTCCACGAGCGCGGCCCGCGCCAGGCTGTGCGGCAGCGTCCCGAACGCGGCGCCCGCGTCGCCGCCGAGCCGCGACGCGCAGAACGCGTCGGCGACGTCCGATGGCGCGAAACGCACCAGCAGCGACCCCTGGAGCACCAGCGCGAGCCGCTCGGTCACGCGCCGGGCACGCGCCTCGACGCCCTCCAGATCGGCCAGTTCCGTCAACAGCCCCCTGATCGCCGCGTCCAGCCGGTGATCGGCGCCCCGGGCCAGGCCGACCTCCCGCAGATACGCGTCCAGCGCAGCCGGCTCCCGCCGCAGCACCCGCAGCACGTCCAGCGCCTGGACGTTGCCCGCGCCCTCCCAGATCGAGTTCAGCGGCGACTCGCGCACCAGCCGCGGCATCTGCGACTCCTCGACGTACCCGTTGCCGCCCAGGCACTCCGCCGCCTCCACGGCCACCGGCGCGCACCGCTTGGTCACCCAGTACTTGGCGGCCGGCACGGCGATCCGCAGCAGCGCCCGCTCCTGCTCGTCCCCGTCGTCGTACGCGGCGGCCAGCCGCAGCGCGAGCGTGGTCGCCGCCTCCGACTCGACGGCCAGGTCGGCCAGGACGTTGCGCATGAGCGGCTGGTCGGCCAGCTTCGCGCCGAACGCCTCGCGGTGGGCGCAGTGGTGGACCGCCTGAGCCACCGCCTGCCGCATCAGACCGGCCGAGCCGAGCACACAGTCCAGGCGGGTCGCCGCGACCATCCCGATGATGGTCCGCACCCCGCGCCCCTCCTCGCCGACCCGGCGCGCCCACGTCCCGTCGAACTCGACCTCGGCGGACGCGTTGGACCGGTTGCCCAGCTTGTCCTTGAGCCGCTGGAGGAGGAACACGTTGCGGCCGCCGTCCTCCAGCATTCTGGGCACCAGGAAGCACGTCAGCCCGCCGGGAGCCTGCGCCAGCACCAGGAACGCGTCGGACATCGGCGCCGAGCAGAACCACTTGTGCCCGGTCAGCGCGTACGTGCCGGACTCGGCGAGCGGCACCGCCCGCGTCGTGTTGGCGCGGACGTCGCTGCCGCCCTGCTTCTCCGTCATGCCCATCCCGAACAGCACGCCCGCCTTGTCCGCCGCCGGCCGCAGCCCGCGGTCGTACACCACGGACGTCAGCCGCGGCTCCCACTCGGCGGCCAGCCCGGGGTCGGTGCGCAGGGCGGGGACCGCCGCGTGGGTCATGGACAGCGGACAGGTGTTGCCCGCCTCGACCTGCGTCCACAGCACGAACGCCGCCGCCCGCCGCACATGCCCGCCGGGCCGCGTCCACGCCGCCGTCAGACCGGCGGAGACGCCCTTGCCGAGCAGCCGGTGCCAGGACGGGTGGAAGTCGACCTCGTCGACGCGATGGCCGTAGCGGTCGTGGGTCCGCAGCCGCGGGGGGTTCTCGTTCGCCAGCACCCCCCACTCCTGCACCTGCGCCGACCCGCACGTCCGTCCGAGCGCCGACAGCTCCCCGGCGACCTCCTCGCGCAGGGCGGCCGGAAGGTGCCGTTCGACGGCCGACACCAGGGCCCGGTCGGTGGTGTAGGCGTCGTACCCGGTCAGGGGCGGGGGCTGGTTGGTCACGCTGTGAGTGCTGCCTGCCATGCCGGTGAACCTATCCCTCCCAGGCGCCGTGCTCCCCAGCCTGACACGGCCGGCCGCGGCCCGTGGCGGGCGCCCCGATGAGAGCGCCCGCGCGCGGCGGATACCTTTGGTTCGTGCAGCCAGCAAGTGAATCCCCCGAGCAGCCCTCCGGCCGTCTCCACCGGGCGCGTGCCCTCTACCGGAACGTCTCGAAGCGCAGGACCGCCTGGCTGCTGCTGAAGGACACGGTCAACTCGTGCATCGAGTAC encodes:
- a CDS encoding GAF domain-containing protein — encoded protein: MALSPTDVTQLAAVDSARAARVLSDVRAATLSGQRAPVAPRPVIEQSWERLLRSGVDPDHDVRAGLLSREEVQRRREETALRHVLPVLREGLLSVADVAHHIMVVADDEGRVLWREGSPSVLRKADGLGFELGADWRESVVGTNGVGTPAVVRRPVQVFAAEHFQRSQTSWTCTGAPITDPRDGRLIGVVDVSGPLETMHPATLAWVGSVAKLAEARLRELHTASLERLRAVAAPALARLTGRAVVVDRDGWTAAVTGMPYLHRVALPKSPVPGRRWLPPLGLCTMEPLAGGWLLRACDEPGAPAATRITLDLGEPRRWSVTVSGGAGTWSHELSPRHAELLCLLAMDRGGRSAARLAEDMFGDARRTVTVRAEMSRVRRYLGAHLEHRPYRFREDAEVEVVLPRDPGALLPHSTAPGIARVRESGSRPG
- a CDS encoding acyl-CoA dehydrogenase family protein; this encodes MAGSTHSVTNQPPPLTGYDAYTTDRALVSAVERHLPAALREEVAGELSALGRTCGSAQVQEWGVLANENPPRLRTHDRYGHRVDEVDFHPSWHRLLGKGVSAGLTAAWTRPGGHVRRAAAFVLWTQVEAGNTCPLSMTHAAVPALRTDPGLAAEWEPRLTSVVYDRGLRPAADKAGVLFGMGMTEKQGGSDVRANTTRAVPLAESGTYALTGHKWFCSAPMSDAFLVLAQAPGGLTCFLVPRMLEDGGRNVFLLQRLKDKLGNRSNASAEVEFDGTWARRVGEEGRGVRTIIGMVAATRLDCVLGSAGLMRQAVAQAVHHCAHREAFGAKLADQPLMRNVLADLAVESEAATTLALRLAAAYDDGDEQERALLRIAVPAAKYWVTKRCAPVAVEAAECLGGNGYVEESQMPRLVRESPLNSIWEGAGNVQALDVLRVLRREPAALDAYLREVGLARGADHRLDAAIRGLLTELADLEGVEARARRVTERLALVLQGSLLVRFAPSDVADAFCASRLGGDAGAAFGTLPHSLARAALVERARPTS